The Candidatus Omnitrophota bacterium DNA segment AAGCCTGAGAAAGTTTACCCAACGCAATGTAACCGGAAGGAACAAGTACAAAACACTTAATCCCCGCACGTGCGGCATAACAGGCAGCAGAAGCAGAAGTATTCCCTGTAGAAGCACAGATAATGGCTTCTGCTCTATCTTCACATGCTTTAGAAACAGCTACAGTCATCCCCCGGTCCTTAAAAGAACCAGTGGGATTAAATCCTTCGCATTTAAAGTAAACCTGAAATCTTTTTCCTAATAACTTACCGATGTACCTTGAAGGAACTAATGGCGTATTTCCTTCTTTTAAGGTGATAACCGGAGTTTTTGAGGAGACAGGCAGATATTTTTTGTAGTATTTTATAACCCCCGGCCACTCTATTTCTATATTCATGGATTTAACTCTTCAATTCTTATTGCCACAGGTTTGTCTCTTACCACCGCAAGTTTCTCAATCATCTCCAAGGCAGTGCGCAGATTCTGCTCTTTTGCTTCGTGGGTAATAATAACTACCGGTACAACTCTTGCCCTTCTTCTTTCTTTTTGATTAACGGAAGCGATACTAATTTTCTTTTTTCCTAATATACCAGAAATCTTGGCAAGCACCCCAGGTCTATCAATAGCCATGAAACGAATATAGTAACGTGATTCTACATCCTTAAGAGGAAGCAATCCTTTTATTCCCTGCGGGTAAAATAGATTAAAACGATTATAACTAATACCCGCAACAATACCCTTGGCTAAGTCTACGATATCACTTATAACCGAACTGGCAGCAGGCATCTGTCCCGCTCCAGCGCCATAAAATATAGTCTCACCTACCATATCTCCATCAACGTATACCGCATTATGGATCCCTCTGACTGAAGCTAAAGGGTGTTTTTCTGGGATGAGCGTTGGGTTTACCCTTATCTCAAGAAGCCGATTCTCTAATTTAGACACTGCTAAAAGCTTTATTACATAACCCATCTCTTTGGCATAAAGGATATCGAAATAAGAAATATTAGAAATACCCTCTATATATATCTTCTTTATATTCACATGGTATCCAAAGCCTAATAAAGTAAGTATCAAGAGTTTATGAGCTGAATCAATCCCTTCTATATCCAGATAGGGATTTCTCTCAGCATAACCTTTATCCTGCGCAAGTTTTAAGGCATACCGAAAATCAAAACCTTTTTCGTACATTTCTGTAAGAATAAAATTTGAGGTTCCATTGAGAATCCCTAAAATAGAAATGATTCGATTGCCAATAAGACTCTCTCGGATTGCTTTAATTATGGGAATCCCTCCACCAACACTTGCCTCAAACCCTAAACTTAAACCTTTTTTATGAGCTAAAGAAAAAATTTCTTTTCCCTCTTCAGCTAAAAGAG contains these protein-coding regions:
- a CDS encoding homoserine dehydrogenase, with translation MKVINIGLLGLGTVGEGVAKTLLEKKNYLKNKLGFELKLKKVCEIDKKKIRKLHLPSAMVTKDAIDVLNDAEIDIVVELIGGIHPAKEYILSAFNNNKHVVTANKALLAEEGKEIFSLAHKKGLSLGFEASVGGGIPIIKAIRESLIGNRIISILGILNGTSNFILTEMYEKGFDFRYALKLAQDKGYAERNPYLDIEGIDSAHKLLILTLLGFGYHVNIKKIYIEGISNISYFDILYAKEMGYVIKLLAVSKLENRLLEIRVNPTLIPEKHPLASVRGIHNAVYVDGDMVGETIFYGAGAGQMPAASSVISDIVDLAKGIVAGISYNRFNLFYPQGIKGLLPLKDVESRYYIRFMAIDRPGVLAKISGILGKKKISIASVNQKERRRARVVPVVIITHEAKEQNLRTALEMIEKLAVVRDKPVAIRIEELNP